A single region of the bacterium genome encodes:
- the gyrA gene encoding DNA gyrase subunit A, with protein sequence MNNAAQVIPINIEDEMKGSYLDYAMSVIIGRALPDVRDGLKPAHRRILYAMYREGLLSSRRFSKCAGVVGEVLKKYHPHGDAAVYDTLVRMAQDWNMRYPLIDGQGNFGSVDGDSAAAYRYTEAKLKAMAEELLADIDKDTVNFVPNFDDTTTEPSVLPSRVPNLLINGSDGIAVGMATKIPPHNLSEVVDGLLALIDNPELAVKDLMKFIPGPDFPTGAAIHGRDGIKSAYETGRGQIVLRAKAMIEPMARGDRECIVVTEIPYQINKARLIERIAELVRDGKIEGISDIRDESDRDGMRIVVELKRGVVAGVVLNQLYTHTSLQSSIGIIMLAIVAGQPRLMSLKQALSLFIDHRKEVVTRRTAFDLAKAEERAHILEGLRIAIDNIDDVIALIKKSKEPATARDALMKRYKLSERQAQAILDLKLQRLTGLERDKIIAEYKEVMDFIKELKAILADERRILKIVRDELLEMKQKYGDERRTLIKGKAEEISVEDLIQEEEMVITVSHRGYIKRNPISIYRAQRRGGRGKQGMVTREEDFVENLFIASTHSYVLIFTASGKVFWVKVHEIPQVGRVARGQAITNLVNMTSEDRIAAVLAVKEFAEGRFIVMATKNGVVKKTDLMAYANPRAGGIIATSIDEGDELISVRLTGGVEHLFLTTRGGQSLRCEESAVRAMGRTARGVRGISLHKGDEVVAMETLTTDAPVLTVTERGYGKRSELAEYRVQSRGGSGILTLKVADKNGPVVGALQVTDTDDVMLITDSGKVIRSSAKEIPVIGRNTQGVRLISLEGDEKVVTVAKVVEDDGGEGE encoded by the coding sequence ATGAACAACGCGGCACAGGTAATACCGATCAACATAGAAGACGAGATGAAGGGCTCCTACCTCGACTACGCGATGAGCGTGATCATAGGCCGCGCCCTCCCCGACGTGCGCGACGGGCTCAAACCCGCGCATCGCAGAATACTCTACGCGATGTACCGCGAGGGCCTGCTCTCCAGCAGGCGCTTCTCCAAGTGCGCAGGCGTGGTGGGCGAGGTCTTGAAGAAATATCATCCCCACGGAGACGCGGCCGTCTACGACACCCTGGTTCGCATGGCGCAGGACTGGAACATGCGCTACCCGCTCATAGACGGGCAGGGAAACTTCGGCTCCGTGGACGGCGATTCCGCCGCCGCCTACCGCTACACCGAGGCGAAGCTCAAGGCCATGGCCGAGGAACTGCTCGCGGACATAGACAAGGACACGGTCAACTTCGTTCCGAACTTCGACGATACCACCACCGAGCCATCCGTGCTGCCATCCAGGGTCCCCAACCTGCTGATAAACGGCTCCGACGGCATTGCCGTGGGCATGGCCACGAAGATACCGCCGCACAACCTGAGCGAGGTGGTGGACGGGCTGCTCGCCCTGATCGACAACCCCGAGCTCGCGGTCAAGGACCTGATGAAGTTCATACCCGGCCCTGATTTTCCGACCGGCGCCGCGATACATGGCAGGGACGGGATAAAGTCGGCCTATGAGACCGGCAGGGGGCAGATCGTCCTGCGCGCCAAAGCGATGATCGAACCCATGGCGCGCGGCGACCGCGAGTGCATCGTGGTCACCGAGATACCCTACCAGATCAACAAGGCACGCCTCATCGAGCGCATCGCGGAGCTCGTCCGCGACGGAAAGATCGAAGGCATATCCGACATCCGCGACGAATCCGACCGCGACGGGATGCGCATAGTCGTGGAGCTCAAGAGGGGCGTCGTGGCCGGCGTGGTGCTCAATCAGCTCTACACCCACACCTCGCTCCAGTCGAGCATAGGCATCATCATGCTTGCCATCGTCGCCGGGCAGCCCAGGCTCATGAGCCTCAAGCAGGCGCTCTCGCTCTTCATCGACCATCGGAAAGAGGTGGTCACCCGCAGGACCGCGTTCGACCTGGCGAAGGCCGAGGAGAGGGCCCACATATTGGAAGGCTTGAGAATCGCCATCGATAACATCGACGACGTCATCGCGCTCATCAAGAAGTCGAAGGAGCCGGCCACGGCGCGCGACGCCCTGATGAAGCGCTACAAGCTCTCCGAGCGGCAGGCGCAGGCGATACTCGACCTCAAGCTCCAGAGGCTCACCGGCCTGGAACGCGACAAGATCATCGCCGAGTACAAGGAAGTCATGGATTTCATCAAGGAGCTGAAGGCGATACTCGCGGACGAGAGGCGGATTTTGAAGATCGTCCGCGACGAGCTCCTGGAGATGAAACAGAAGTACGGGGATGAGCGCCGCACCCTGATCAAGGGCAAGGCCGAGGAAATCTCCGTGGAGGACCTGATCCAGGAGGAGGAGATGGTGATCACCGTCTCCCACCGGGGCTACATCAAGCGCAACCCGATCAGCATATATCGCGCGCAGCGCCGGGGGGGACGCGGCAAGCAGGGCATGGTCACGCGCGAGGAGGATTTCGTCGAAAACCTCTTCATCGCCTCCACGCACAGCTACGTTTTGATATTCACTGCGTCCGGCAAGGTCTTCTGGGTCAAGGTCCACGAGATACCGCAGGTCGGGCGCGTGGCTCGCGGCCAGGCGATCACCAATCTCGTCAACATGACGAGCGAAGACCGCATAGCCGCCGTGCTTGCGGTCAAGGAATTCGCGGAGGGCCGGTTCATCGTCATGGCCACCAAGAACGGCGTGGTGAAGAAGACGGACCTCATGGCCTACGCCAACCCGCGCGCCGGCGGCATCATCGCCACCTCGATCGACGAGGGGGACGAGCTTATCTCGGTGCGCCTCACCGGCGGGGTGGAGCACCTCTTCCTGACCACGCGCGGCGGACAGTCGCTGCGCTGCGAAGAGAGTGCCGTCAGGGCCATGGGCCGCACCGCCCGCGGCGTGCGCGGCATATCGCTGCACAAGGGGGACGAGGTCGTGGCCATGGAGACCCTGACCACCGACGCCCCCGTGCTCACGGTCACGGAGCGCGGATACGGCAAGCGCAGCGAGCTCGCGGAATACAGGGTCCAATCGCGCGGCGGCTCCGGGATCCTCACGCTCAAGGTCGCGGACAAGAACGGGCCGGTGGTCGGCGCGCTGCAGGTGACCGACACCGACGACGTGATGCTCATCACGGACAGCGGCAAGGTGATCCGCTCCAGCGCCAAGGAGATCCCGGTCATAGGCCGCAACACCCAGGGCGTGCGCCTCATCTCCCTTGAGGGAGACGAGAAGGTCGTCACCGTCGCCAAGGTTGTGGAGGATGACGGCGGCGAGGGCGAATAG
- a CDS encoding archease: MYKIIDHTADIGMRVEAASLAELFVEAASAMFDMMVAEKRRLIPSVEVPISIEAPSLDQLMVRWLSELLYIFETRRLVLTRFWIDEMSEGRLFGAAKGLKFDSARHDQKLAIKAVTYHRIKVERDEAGRWFAEIIFDI, from the coding sequence ATGTACAAGATAATCGATCATACTGCTGATATCGGTATGAGGGTCGAGGCCGCTTCTCTCGCGGAGCTCTTCGTCGAGGCTGCCTCAGCGATGTTTGACATGATGGTGGCGGAGAAGCGCAGGCTGATCCCCTCGGTCGAGGTCCCGATCTCGATCGAAGCGCCTTCTCTGGATCAGCTCATGGTGCGCTGGCTCTCGGAGCTGCTCTACATATTCGAGACGCGCAGGCTCGTGCTCACCAGGTTCTGGATAGACGAGATGAGCGAGGGCCGCCTCTTCGGGGCCGCGAAGGGGCTCAAGTTCGACAGCGCCCGCCACGATCAGAAACTGGCCATCAAGGCCGTGACATACCATCGCATCAAGGTGGAGAGGGACGAGGCCGGCCGCTGGTTTGCTGAGATAATTTTCGACATCTGA
- the porB gene encoding pyruvate synthase subunit PorB, with protein MKDLSVFASRLVTKDESFAPGHRACVGCAEALAVRQVAKAVGRNAIMVNATGCMEIIASCYPDTSWEIPWIHTLFENTAAVASGVEAALKALKRKGRMDPARRIKVVSMGGDGATADIGIQALSGMLERGHDVLYICYDNEAYMNTGIQRSGSTPYGASTTTSPAGKKSIGQHTQKKNMPEIAAAHHIPYVATACPSFPFDLMDKVKKAVAVEGPAYIHIFSVCPTGWRAASEDAVKFGRLAVQSGVFPLYEVVDGEYKLSMDFEKLLPVKDYFKGQGRFRHLTEQDVEHIQAQVEKNWNNLRKKCNL; from the coding sequence ATGAAAGACCTGTCGGTTTTCGCATCCAGGCTCGTGACCAAGGACGAGAGCTTCGCGCCGGGCCATCGCGCCTGCGTGGGCTGCGCCGAGGCTCTGGCCGTGCGCCAGGTGGCGAAGGCGGTCGGCCGCAACGCCATCATGGTCAACGCCACAGGCTGCATGGAGATCATCGCCTCATGCTACCCTGACACGAGCTGGGAGATCCCCTGGATACACACGCTCTTTGAGAATACCGCCGCGGTCGCATCCGGCGTCGAGGCCGCCCTCAAGGCGCTCAAGCGCAAGGGAAGGATGGACCCGGCCCGCAGGATAAAGGTGGTCAGCATGGGCGGCGACGGCGCTACCGCCGACATCGGCATCCAGGCGCTTTCCGGAATGCTCGAGCGCGGCCACGACGTGCTCTACATCTGCTACGACAACGAGGCGTACATGAACACGGGCATACAGCGCTCCGGCTCGACGCCCTACGGAGCCTCGACCACGACCTCGCCGGCAGGCAAGAAGAGCATCGGACAGCACACGCAGAAGAAGAACATGCCGGAGATCGCGGCCGCGCACCATATACCGTACGTCGCTACCGCGTGCCCCAGTTTCCCGTTCGACCTGATGGACAAGGTGAAGAAGGCGGTGGCCGTGGAGGGGCCGGCATATATCCACATCTTCTCGGTCTGCCCGACCGGATGGCGCGCGGCCTCCGAGGACGCGGTCAAGTTCGGCAGGCTCGCTGTTCAGTCGGGGGTGTTCCCGCTCTACGAGGTGGTGGACGGCGAGTACAAACTCTCCATGGATTTCGAGAAACTCCTCCCGGTCAAGGATTACTTCAAAGGCCAGGGGCGCTTCCGCCATCTTACGGAACAGGACGTGGAGCATATCCAAGCGCAGGTGGAGAAGAACTGGAACAACCTGAGAAAGAAGTGCAATCTGTGA
- a CDS encoding tetratricopeptide repeat protein, producing the protein MKRVLTACMAAALLFSACDRAINDYDAAIAGAEANLGLGEAEKALDSYRRIARALEEDPRWAGLMLRIAEIEANMMRDGKAADEALSEVIERAPLTDAGRLAREARARDREARRDYQGAIEDYTALIKHFSEGERAMRYRIALSGVYLASKDFRQSRVEIKPLIEGDGVPPEMKEKAIFLAAESFFLEGQVRKAAGYYEWMIREFPKSELAGEAKLHLATCIEEMGYLGIAREVTKDALDEYPNKGVVEARLKSIDERGTKPAKQMNKELSKDGKPDEGSKKVYKAEPLN; encoded by the coding sequence GTGAAGAGGGTCCTCACAGCATGCATGGCCGCTGCCCTCCTCTTCTCGGCGTGCGACCGCGCCATAAACGACTATGATGCGGCGATCGCGGGCGCCGAAGCGAATCTCGGGCTCGGCGAGGCTGAAAAGGCGTTGGATTCCTACAGGCGCATCGCGCGGGCGCTCGAGGAGGATCCGCGGTGGGCCGGGCTCATGCTCCGCATAGCCGAGATAGAAGCCAACATGATGCGCGACGGAAAGGCGGCCGACGAGGCGCTCTCGGAGGTGATCGAGAGGGCGCCGTTGACCGATGCGGGCCGGCTCGCGCGCGAGGCCAGGGCAAGGGACAGGGAGGCGCGCCGCGACTATCAGGGCGCCATCGAGGACTACACGGCCCTGATAAAACACTTCTCGGAGGGCGAGCGTGCGATGCGATATCGGATCGCCCTGTCCGGCGTCTACCTCGCGTCGAAGGATTTTCGCCAATCCAGGGTCGAGATCAAACCGCTGATCGAGGGCGACGGCGTTCCCCCCGAGATGAAGGAGAAGGCGATATTCCTCGCCGCGGAGAGTTTCTTCCTGGAGGGGCAGGTCCGCAAGGCGGCCGGCTATTACGAGTGGATGATAAGGGAGTTCCCGAAGTCGGAGCTCGCGGGCGAGGCGAAGCTGCATCTGGCGACTTGCATCGAGGAGATGGGATATCTCGGCATCGCCCGCGAGGTCACGAAGGATGCCTTGGACGAGTACCCGAACAAGGGGGTCGTGGAGGCGCGGCTCAAGAGCATAGACGAGCGCGGCACGAAGCCGGCGAAACAGATGAACAAGGAGCTGAGCAAGGACGGGAAGCCTGATGAGGGGTCGAAAAAGGTTTACAAAGCAGAGCCGCTAAACTAG
- a CDS encoding transketolase C-terminal domain-containing protein produces MGKRIGIEVSLAVSEAVKLCDADVVSAYPITPQTHIVEHLSELIADGELDAEFICVESEHSAMSACLGSAAAGARTFTATAGQGLELMHEAVYLASSMRLPMVMAVANRALSAPLSVWGDHSDVMAVRDTGWIQIFCEDGQEAFDHIIWAFRVSEDRRVLFPVMVHLDGFHLTHVVEPIYIEDKEKVDSFLPPNDFPLPLDPKKPVNMGAFAPPAIYTEIKKAQEDAFQSIMPHLAEIWEAFGKHFGRKYKPVETYKAEDAETLIMTMGSYGETASVAVDTLREKGVKIGQVKLRLWRPFPFKEFRDAVKNAKNLIVLDRCISSGGPGGPVASEVRSALYDEPKKPVIVGYIAGLGGRDILPEQFVEIIERGIKDAAKGQKDRMVILGARE; encoded by the coding sequence ATGGGAAAGAGAATAGGGATCGAAGTCTCTCTGGCGGTATCCGAGGCGGTGAAGCTCTGCGACGCTGACGTGGTCTCCGCATATCCGATCACGCCGCAGACGCACATCGTGGAGCACCTCTCCGAGCTCATCGCGGACGGCGAGCTGGACGCGGAGTTCATCTGCGTGGAGAGCGAGCACTCCGCCATGAGCGCGTGCCTGGGCTCGGCCGCTGCCGGCGCCCGCACGTTTACCGCGACCGCGGGCCAGGGCCTGGAGCTCATGCACGAGGCGGTCTATCTCGCCTCCTCCATGAGGCTGCCGATGGTCATGGCGGTCGCCAACCGCGCCCTCTCGGCGCCGCTCTCCGTGTGGGGCGATCACTCCGACGTGATGGCGGTGCGCGACACCGGCTGGATACAGATATTCTGCGAGGACGGCCAGGAGGCCTTCGACCACATCATCTGGGCGTTCCGAGTCTCCGAGGACAGGCGCGTGCTCTTCCCGGTCATGGTGCACTTGGACGGCTTCCACCTCACGCACGTGGTCGAGCCGATCTATATAGAGGACAAGGAGAAGGTCGATTCGTTTTTGCCGCCGAACGATTTTCCGCTCCCGCTCGACCCCAAGAAGCCCGTGAACATGGGCGCATTTGCGCCGCCCGCGATCTACACCGAGATAAAGAAGGCGCAGGAGGACGCGTTCCAGTCGATCATGCCGCATCTTGCCGAGATCTGGGAGGCGTTCGGAAAACACTTCGGCCGCAAGTACAAGCCGGTGGAGACCTACAAGGCCGAGGATGCCGAGACCCTCATCATGACCATGGGCAGCTACGGCGAGACCGCGTCGGTGGCGGTGGATACGCTGCGCGAGAAGGGCGTGAAGATCGGCCAGGTGAAGCTCAGGCTCTGGCGGCCCTTCCCGTTCAAGGAATTCCGCGACGCGGTGAAAAACGCGAAGAACCTGATCGTGCTCGATCGCTGCATATCTTCCGGCGGCCCCGGCGGACCGGTCGCCTCCGAGGTGCGCAGCGCGCTCTACGATGAGCCGAAGAAGCCCGTCATCGTGGGCTACATAGCGGGCTTGGGCGGCCGCGACATCCTGCCTGAGCAGTTCGTGGAGATAATAGAGCGCGGGATCAAGGATGCAGCGAAGGGCCAGAAGGACCGCATGGTCATTCTCGGCGCGCGCGAATAG
- a CDS encoding 2-oxoacid:acceptor oxidoreductase family protein → MIEIRFHGRGGQGAVTSAELVALAAIEQGRFAQSMPSFGPERRGAPVQAYLRVADEKIRVRAEVNHPNIVVVLDDSLIDILDVTQGLKDKGLVVLNTKRSEKEVREVMKYKGRLACIDALTIALETLKVPITNTTMIGALLKASGVIPLDALVPQIERRFNPKLAERNVAALKRAFEETKVSGQ, encoded by the coding sequence ATGATCGAAATAAGATTCCACGGCCGCGGAGGCCAAGGCGCAGTCACCTCAGCAGAGCTCGTCGCCCTTGCGGCGATAGAGCAGGGACGCTTCGCGCAGTCCATGCCCTCGTTCGGCCCGGAGCGCCGCGGCGCCCCTGTGCAGGCCTATCTGCGCGTGGCCGATGAAAAGATCCGCGTGCGCGCAGAGGTCAATCACCCGAACATCGTGGTGGTGCTCGACGACAGCCTCATAGACATCCTGGACGTGACGCAAGGCCTCAAGGACAAGGGGCTCGTGGTGCTCAACACCAAGCGCAGCGAGAAAGAGGTCCGCGAGGTCATGAAATACAAGGGCAGGCTCGCGTGCATCGACGCGCTCACCATAGCGCTCGAGACGCTCAAGGTTCCGATCACAAACACCACGATGATAGGCGCGCTGCTCAAGGCCAGCGGGGTCATTCCGCTGGACGCGCTCGTCCCGCAGATAGAGCGCCGCTTCAACCCCAAGCTGGCGGAGCGCAACGTGGCCGCCTTGAAGCGCGCGTTCGAAGAGACCAAGGTGAGCGGTCAGTGA
- the dnaB gene encoding replicative DNA helicase has translation LAYREKGNVDEFVDSAEKIIFDVAQKRIRQGFASVKDIVKASFKAIEQLYERKELLTGVATGYREFDRLTCGLQRSDLIVIAGRPSMGKTALALNIVEHAAIENGVNCAVFSLEMSKEQLVQRMLCSRAEVDASKLRGGFLAESDWPRLTRAAGLLSEAPVFIDDTPALNVLEIRAKARRLQREHGLGLIVVDYLQLMRGVGRIESREREISEISRALKALAKELAVPVMALSQLNRGVEARQDKRPQLADLRESGAIEQDADVIAFIYRDEMYNRESQDKGKAEVLISKQRNGPTGRVMLAFRSHLTRFDDIAHGPDDYVAPTAMPADEEPAPF, from the coding sequence AGCTCGCGTATCGCGAGAAGGGCAACGTGGACGAGTTCGTGGATTCCGCCGAGAAGATCATATTCGACGTCGCCCAGAAGCGCATCCGCCAGGGCTTCGCGAGCGTGAAGGACATAGTCAAGGCGAGCTTCAAGGCCATCGAGCAGCTCTACGAGCGCAAGGAGCTGCTCACCGGCGTGGCCACCGGCTATCGCGAGTTCGACAGGCTGACGTGCGGGCTCCAGAGATCGGACCTGATCGTCATCGCCGGCCGTCCCAGCATGGGAAAGACCGCGCTCGCGCTCAACATCGTGGAGCACGCGGCCATAGAGAACGGCGTGAACTGCGCGGTCTTCTCGCTCGAAATGTCCAAGGAGCAGCTCGTGCAGCGCATGCTCTGTTCACGCGCGGAGGTCGACGCATCCAAGCTCAGGGGAGGGTTCCTCGCGGAGAGCGACTGGCCGAGGCTCACCAGGGCGGCGGGACTTCTCTCCGAAGCGCCGGTATTCATCGACGACACGCCGGCGCTGAACGTGCTCGAAATCAGGGCCAAGGCGCGCAGGCTCCAGAGGGAGCACGGGCTGGGGCTCATCGTCGTCGACTACCTGCAGCTCATGCGCGGAGTCGGCCGCATCGAGAGCCGCGAGCGCGAGATCTCGGAGATATCGCGTGCGCTCAAGGCCCTGGCGAAGGAACTGGCGGTCCCGGTCATGGCGCTCTCGCAGCTCAACCGCGGCGTGGAGGCGAGGCAGGACAAGAGGCCGCAGCTGGCCGACCTCCGCGAATCCGGCGCGATCGAGCAGGACGCCGACGTCATAGCCTTCATCTACCGCGACGAGATGTACAACCGCGAGAGCCAGGACAAGGGCAAGGCCGAGGTCCTCATCAGCAAGCAGCGCAACGGCCCCACCGGCAGGGTGATGCTCGCCTTCCGCAGCCACCTCACGCGCTTCGACGACATCGCGCACGGCCCGGACGACTACGTCGCGCCGACGGCCATGCCGGCGGACGAGGAGCCCGCTCCGTTCTGA
- a CDS encoding XTP/dITP diphosphatase produces MKIVLATRNEGKVKELRHMLDGMDVEFSSLADHPEVPEIPEEGATFLANARIKARAVCEITGQWALADDSGLAVEALGGAPGVNSARYAGKQGDYRANNEKLLKEMDGVPDGKRQAAFVCFMVLAGPGGEEYDVQGRCEGEILREYRGKEGFGFDPLFFVPSEGKTMAELSMGRKNEISHRGKALARMKEILKEILKS; encoded by the coding sequence ATGAAGATCGTGCTGGCCACGAGAAATGAGGGCAAGGTCAAGGAGCTCAGGCATATGCTCGATGGCATGGATGTCGAGTTCTCTTCGCTCGCCGATCACCCTGAGGTCCCGGAGATCCCGGAGGAGGGCGCGACCTTTCTGGCCAATGCCAGGATCAAGGCGCGCGCGGTCTGCGAGATCACGGGCCAGTGGGCGCTCGCCGACGACTCCGGGCTTGCGGTCGAGGCGCTCGGCGGCGCGCCGGGGGTCAATTCAGCGAGATACGCGGGTAAGCAGGGGGACTACAGGGCGAACAACGAGAAACTTCTCAAGGAGATGGACGGCGTGCCTGACGGCAAGAGGCAAGCCGCCTTCGTCTGCTTCATGGTGCTGGCCGGCCCTGGCGGCGAGGAGTATGACGTTCAGGGTCGTTGCGAGGGCGAGATCCTGCGCGAGTATCGAGGGAAAGAGGGCTTCGGCTTCGACCCGCTCTTCTTTGTCCCTTCCGAGGGCAAGACCATGGCCGAGCTTTCGATGGGGCGCAAGAATGAGATCAGCCACCGCGGGAAGGCCTTGGCCAGGATGAAGGAAATATTGAAGGAAATTCTGAAAAGCTGA
- a CDS encoding HU family DNA-binding protein: MTKAELINYVAKDCKISKSLAEQLLNTVTQNIAKCMRKKDKITLTGFGTFYVSKRRARTGRNPQTGAVINIKARNVPRFKPGKQLKDWVC; encoded by the coding sequence ATGACAAAGGCCGAACTGATCAATTACGTGGCGAAGGATTGCAAGATCTCCAAGTCGCTGGCGGAGCAGCTCCTCAACACGGTGACTCAGAACATCGCGAAGTGCATGCGCAAAAAGGATAAGATCACGCTGACGGGCTTTGGTACGTTCTACGTATCCAAGCGTCGGGCGCGCACGGGGCGCAACCCGCAGACGGGCGCGGTGATCAACATCAAGGCTCGCAATGTACCGCGCTTCAAGCCGGGCAAGCAGCTGAAGGATTGGGTTTGCTAA
- a CDS encoding 4Fe-4S dicluster-binding protein produces the protein MALITVKDVTTGFIVDTPGGAKAYRTGDWRSMKPVYDKDRCVKCGVCYLFCPDAAIKIKEDGYVEVNEFYCKGCGICAKECWTGAFEMKPLSEDTGKKS, from the coding sequence ATGGCTCTGATTACGGTCAAGGACGTAACAACAGGTTTCATAGTCGACACCCCGGGCGGGGCCAAGGCCTATCGCACCGGCGATTGGCGGAGCATGAAGCCGGTGTACGACAAGGACCGCTGCGTGAAGTGCGGGGTCTGCTACCTGTTCTGCCCGGATGCGGCCATCAAGATAAAAGAGGACGGCTACGTGGAGGTGAACGAGTTCTACTGCAAGGGCTGCGGGATCTGCGCCAAGGAGTGTTGGACCGGCGCGTTCGAGATGAAGCCCTTGAGCGAAGATACGGGCAAGAAGAGCTAG
- the ndk gene encoding nucleoside-diphosphate kinase, with protein sequence MVTERTLAIIKPDALEKGIIGEIVKRIEEANLKVVGMKMLKMDVTKAEGFYAVHKGKPFFESLVKFMVSGPCVAAVLEGDGAIGRWRTTMGVTNPEQADEGTIRRDFGASIERNVVHGSDAPDTAKFEVNFFFEPGEIVKYDWV encoded by the coding sequence ATGGTTACCGAACGAACCCTGGCAATAATCAAACCCGATGCGCTCGAGAAGGGGATCATCGGCGAGATCGTCAAGCGTATCGAAGAGGCGAATCTCAAGGTCGTCGGCATGAAGATGCTCAAGATGGACGTAACGAAGGCCGAGGGCTTCTATGCGGTGCACAAGGGCAAACCGTTCTTCGAGAGCCTGGTGAAGTTCATGGTCTCCGGGCCCTGTGTGGCGGCGGTGCTGGAGGGCGACGGCGCGATCGGCCGCTGGCGCACGACCATGGGGGTGACCAACCCCGAGCAGGCCGACGAGGGCACTATTCGCCGCGACTTCGGGGCGAGCATCGAGCGCAACGTGGTCCACGGCTCCGATGCTCCGGATACCGCCAAGTTCGAGGTCAACTTCTTCTTCGAGCCGGGCGAGATCGTCAAATACGACTGGGTCTAA
- a CDS encoding NAD(P)H-dependent oxidoreductase subunit E — MDLTKVDTICEKHRGLPEQLIGILQDVQKQYNYLPREALERVSQDLGVPLSRIYAVATFFKAFSLEPRGRHTCQVCMGTACHVRGAQRVLDEMERELGVSAGKTTADGAVTLETVNCVGCCALGPVAVVDGEYHGQLTAAKVRGIIPAGEAQPKKAVKPAQSKKRR, encoded by the coding sequence ATGGATCTCACGAAAGTCGACACAATCTGCGAGAAGCACCGCGGCCTGCCGGAGCAGCTCATCGGCATCCTGCAGGACGTGCAGAAGCAGTACAACTACCTGCCGCGCGAAGCGCTGGAGCGCGTGTCGCAGGACCTGGGCGTTCCGCTCTCGCGCATCTACGCTGTGGCCACATTCTTCAAGGCGTTCTCGCTCGAGCCTCGGGGGAGGCATACCTGCCAGGTCTGCATGGGGACGGCATGCCACGTCCGCGGGGCGCAGCGAGTTCTCGACGAGATGGAGCGCGAGCTCGGCGTCAGTGCGGGGAAGACAACCGCCGACGGCGCCGTGACGCTCGAGACGGTCAACTGCGTAGGGTGCTGTGCGCTGGGGCCGGTCGCCGTCGTCGATGGGGAGTACCACGGCCAGCTCACGGCAGCGAAGGTGAGGGGTATCATCCCGGCGGGCGAGGCCCAGCCCAAGAAGGCCGTGAAGCCGGCCCAATCGAAGAAGAGAAGGTAG